From a single Lolium rigidum isolate FL_2022 chromosome 7, APGP_CSIRO_Lrig_0.1, whole genome shotgun sequence genomic region:
- the LOC124671720 gene encoding F-box/FBD/LRR-repeat protein At1g51370-like codes for MAPSPSHPSRKSATEKMASASSSSRIRRRQTQAQAEEAQGAGQDLLMSLQPEMLDNILRRLPFDKLVRTCCLNPAWHHRWESIPNLDIWFSAGSNAAPDARVLWRCAAPVRSFTARVRIPHFYRAARWLQALARKRVEKLVLKFDNPWFSRSAGVLGPALFACRELTHLELCGYCHLPRAPHGFGGFPNLVTLLLSHVAFPFSGGAAQLEHLISTAVDLTELSLNDVKTSHFDDAAPAQGCAIRAPKLRVLKLIMFFDNGCRLSEEFPLLEEAIISIDDLFWTPDYINTFRRIRNAKRLLIETDSIQINENPLQGISWKFQNLRVGHLSANFGKLPSIMSIFSLLRSAPHIEELHIEVEITKRADENDEDFANGEIDEPESDDAIDEDIIKAEISDDLFANLKHVSLDGIKCLPNDIWFMKFVLSKTRLLESFIVTFGYRQISKSYLDACTELAMCQKASPQAKLMVRLRDEPDSI; via the exons ATGGCACCGTCCCCCTCCCACCCGAGCCGCAAATCCGCAACGGAGAAAATGGCAAGCGCGAGCTCCTCCTCCAGGATTCGCCGCCGGCAGACGCAGGCGCAGGCGGAGGAGGCACAAGGAGCCGGGCAGGACCTCCTGATGTCGCTACAACCGGAGATGCTCGACAACATCCTCCGTAGACTCCCCTTCGACAAGTTGGTCCGCACCTGCTGCCTCAACCCTGCCTGGCATCACCGCTGGGAGTCTATCCCCAACCTCGACATCTGGTTCAGCGCGGGCTCCAACGCCGCGCCCGACGCCCGCGTGCTGTGGCGGTGCGCCGCCCCCGTCCGCAGCTTCACGGCCCGCGTCCGCATACCTCACTTCTACCGCGCCGCTCGCTGGCTCCAAGCCCTGGCGCGCAAGCGTGTCGAGAAGCTGGTCCTCAAGTTCGACAATCCCTGGTTTTCCCGCTCGGCCGGCGTCCTGGGCCCCGCCCTTTTCGCCTGCCGTGAGCTCACCCACCTCGAGCTCTGTGGCTACTGCCACTTGCCGCGCGCCCCCCATGGCTTCGGAGGCTTCCCCAACCTCGTCACCCTGCTCCTCAGCCATGTGGCATTCCCTTTCAGTGGCGGCGCGGCGCAGCTCGAACACCTCATCTCCACCGCGGTGGACCTCACTGAGCTCTCCTTGAACGACGTCAAGACCAGCCACTTCGACGACGCTGCTCCCGCGCAAGGATGTGCCATCCGGGCGCCCAAACTGCGCGTGCTCAAGCTGATCATGTTCTTCGACAACGGATGCCGGCTTTCAGAGGAGTTTCCGTTGCTGGAGGAGGCTATCATCTCCATTGATGACCTATTCTGGACCCCGGACTACATCAACACTTTCCGACGGATCCGTAATGCCAAAAGACTTCTGATCGAGACCGACTCAATTCAG ATTAATGAAAATCCGCTGCAAGGGATTTCAtggaagtttcaaaacttgagggTAGGACACCTGAGTGCAAACTTTGGCAAACTCCCTAGCATTATGTCGATATTTTCTTTACTGAGATCTGCCCCTCACATTGAAGAACTCCATATTGAg GTAGAAATAACTAAAAGGGCTGATGAAAATGATGAAGACTTTGCAAATGGAGAGATAGATGAACCTGAATCTGACGATGCCATTGATGAAGACATTATAAAGGCAGAGATAAGTGACGACTTGTTTGCTAATCTCAAACACGTCTCACTGGATGGTATCAAGTGCTTACCAAATGACATATGGTTTATGAAGTTTGTGCTATCCAAAACAAGATTGCTTGAATCATTTATTGTCACTTTCGGCTATCGACAAATAAGCAAGTCTTATCTAGATGCATGTACAGAGTTAGCAATGTGCCAAAAGGCGTCGCCCCAAGCTAAGCTCATGGTCAGGCTTAGAGACGAACCAGACTCAATCTGA